From the genome of Impatiens glandulifera chromosome 9, dImpGla2.1, whole genome shotgun sequence, one region includes:
- the LOC124915820 gene encoding secreted RxLR effector protein 161-like, which translates to MSDAKSANVPLAFHFVLCKDQSPKTETENTEIKNVPYSNAIGSVMYLMISIRPDIAYAISCLSRLISNPRMPHWNALKWILRYLKSTVDVGLTFSKCSVGTKLVGYVDSNYANDRDNRKFTTSYVFTLCGS; encoded by the coding sequence atGTCTGATGCTAAATCTGCGAATGTGCCTCTTGCTTTCCACTTTGTGTTATGTAAGGATCAGTCTCCTAAGACTGAAACTGAAAATACTGAAATAAAGAATGTGCCTTATTCCAATGCTATAGGATCTGTAATGTATCTCATGATTAGTATTAGGCCTGATATAGCATATGCAATTAGTTGCTTGAGTAGATTAATTTCTAACCCTAGGATGCCTCATTGGAATGCTTTGAAATGGATTTTGAGATATCTAAAAAGCACTGTTGATGTTGGTTTGACTTTCTCTAAGTGTTCTGTAGGTACTAAGTTGGTTGGTTATGTGGATTCTAATTATGCTAATGATAGGGATAATAGAAAGTTTACTACTTCCTATGTATTTACTTTGTGTGGCTCTTGA
- the LOC124916665 gene encoding protein TILLER ANGLE CONTROL 1-like: MMIFNWVNRKLHQKDERPQFSSDGNIKGKQEYDRNYKNMLYDDITEWSADNILAIGTLGFVDLGFGDRITTKTVVAKEVCLINNGYDVDVDDEHDHDIDSNNVVVQDGHDLNQYDQIKPMMKKKEERTTLADLFSAEYSCDSGTITNNHKIPITATTYDKSGDNKRDYMTSKKLVPLPVKKFHKLMKRMLNRKIHPELIGKLDIIQNDGEPISKSFQQDGVENAKSMSLLPIGDVV; encoded by the exons ATGATG ATATTCAATTGGGTTAATCGCAAGCTTCATCAGAAAG ATGAACGTCCTCAATTCAGCAGCGATGGAAATATCAAGGGAAAACAAGAGTACGATCGTAACTATAAGAACATGCTCTACGATGACATAACCGAATGGAGTGCTGACAATATCCTCGCAATTGGGACACTTGGTTTTGTTGATTTAGGGTTCGGGGATAGGATAACTACGAAAACAGTggttgctaaagaagtttgcTTGATTAACAATGGTTatgatgttgatgttgatgatgaacaTGATCATGATATTGATAGCAACAATGTGGTGGTTCAAGATGGTcatgatttaaatcaatatgATCAAATCAAGCccatgatgaagaagaaagaagagagaactACTCTTGCCGATCTTTTCTCAGCTGAATACTCTTGCGATTCGGGCACAATTACGAATAACCACAAGATCCCCATAACCGCCACTACATATGATAAATCAGGAGATAACAAACGCGATTACATGACTTCCAAAAAGCTCGTTCCTCTTCCGGTTAAGAAATTTCACAAG ctGATGAAGAGAATGCTCAATAGAAAGATTCATCCAGAACTAATTGGTAAACTGGATATAATTCAAAATGATGGAGAACCCATATCCAAATCCTTTCAACAAGATGGTGTCGAAAATGCTAAATCAATGTCTCTTCTACCAATTGGAG